The Christiangramia flava JLT2011 region GAGTTGGAAATAAGCGTGCGCAATTCCAGTTCCTTTTCACGATACTGTGAAGGGATGCGCGCGTTTAGGTCAAAATTCTTGCTATTGAGCGATTTCAGCTCTACGGTGATCTTTTTGTTGGGAATTTGAGAGATGCTTTTCCCGAAGCCTGTCATGGATTGAATCATTCCTGCATTTTAAAAGCTTGCGCAAAGATAATCAATTCTATAGCACTACCAATTGTCAGGAAGACGTGGCTTACAGCGAATTCAGAAATTCCAGGCACCTTTTCTCATGGTAAAAATGAGTTCCGGGAAGCACGAATCCTACGTGCCCGCCATGTTCCGGGGTCTCCAAAAATAGTTCTGCGGAATTTTCTGCAAGGTGCTGCGGGTAACATGAAGGCGATAAAAAACTGTCATTTTTGGCATTCAGGATCAGGGCTGGTCGCTGCAGGTTTTCCAGGAACTGAAGCGAGCTGGACTTGTCGTAATAGTCAGCTGCGTTCTCGAAACCATGTGCTCGCGAAGTATAGAGTTCATCGATGTCACGAAGGGAGTTACAGGCTTTGATGGTGTCTTTGGAAATGTATTCGGGAAATTTTTCTGCCCGCTGCAGCAGGTTTTGTTTCAGGTTTCTTTCAAAACGGCTGGAGTAGATAAAATTTCTCATACGATTGATGGCGCCCAGCGAACCCGCAAGGTCACAGGGGACTGAAATTGCCGCCCCGCCAATTATTTCCTTCGGAATACTTCGGTTTTCACCAAGATATTTCAGGCTGATGTTTCCGCCGAGACTGAAACCGCAAATGGCTATTTTGTCAAATTGTTTTAAATGCAGTACGTGGAGCACTACTTCCGCAAGGTCATCGCTGGCGCCGGCATGATAACTTCGGAATTTTCGGTTCATCTCCATACTGCAGCCGCGCAAATTCAAGGCTAAGGCAGTCCAGCCGTGCAGATTAAAAATGCGTGCCATTCCCTTCATGTAAGGTCGGTTGGCATTCCCGGCCAGCCCGTGAAGCAGTATAATGATCTTTTTGCTTCCGAAAACCCTGCTCCATTCGAGGTCCAGGAAATCGCCGTCACTAAGTTCGAGACGCTCTTTTTCAAATCCCGGATCGGGAACCTGGCGCAAGGTAGCGGCATAGATCGTGGAAATATCAGGATTCCTGAAAATCCCTTTCGGGTTATAGGTTGACCGAATAATGGGCATACATCGAATTTAATATAAACTTATCGAAAATTTATTATGCATGCATACTATTAATTGGTAGTTTTGATAAAAAAGCAGCATGTACAGCAAGCAATTTGAAGTTCGTTGGAGCGATCTTGACGCTAACCGACATCTGGCCAATTCGGCTTATATGAATTTTATGAGTCATACCCGTATGGGTTTTTTAATGGAAAATGGCTTCGGTCAAAAAGAACTGGCCGCTTACAATCTCGGGCCGGTAGTCTTTTACGAAAGTATTTATTATTTCAAGGAGATCTTCGGGGGGCAGCCGGTTACGGTAAGCCTGGAGCTGAAAGGCCTTTCTGAAGATGGAATGTACTTCGAGTTTGTTCATAATATGTACGATTATAAAGGCCGTCATTGTGCCTCCTGCGAAATGATGGGCGCCTGGATCGATCTGAAAGCCCGTAAACTGACGGCATTACCAAAGGAGCTGTATCAAAAGTTCGATTCGATTGAACATTCAGCAGATTTCAGAGTGCTTACCAGTAAAGATACCCGGGCGCATGGAAGAATGCCGCAGGATCTCAGCGCGGAAGAACTTCAGAATATATAAAGTATGCACACTGAACTAACAGATGTATGGTACGCCTGTTATGGTTCCAATATCTGCGAAGACCGGTTTTTGTGTTACATCAACGGGGGAACTCCTGCCGGTGCGAAAAAGCATTTCAAAGGTTGTGAAGATCGAACAAAACCTAAGGATTCCAGGGCATTTACCATTCCGCATGAGGTTTATTTTGCGAAGGAATCAGCGACCTGGGATGGTGGCGGGATCTGTTTTCTGAATCCGGAGAAAAGCAACAAACAATCCCTTGGAAGGGTTTACCAGATCGGGGTCTCACAATTCAAAGACCTAGTGAGGCAGGAGCTTATTTTTGAAGGGGTGATAGAGATCGATTTTGAGGCACTTCGGAAAAATGGTTCTTATAATTGTTTGCCGAACGGGCGTTACGGCGAATTGCTGTATCTCGGGGAGCTGGAAGGGAAACCGGTCATTTCTTTTACCAGTCCGCTGTACCTTTCCGAAGAGATCAATGCTCCAAGCGCGGCGTATTTGAAAACGATCGCCAAAGGTCTTCAAGAGATTTATGATATTGATAAAGAGGGTTTGATCGAATATTTCAGCGAACTGGAAGGGATAAAAAACACTTCCGCTGCTCCCAAACTTTCTAAGATTCTATCATAAGCGGACTCCGGAAAATGGTCATTTTTATGGCCTGTTGCAATATTTTCGGAATATTGGCAATATGAACTTTATGACAAAGTTTTCGGAAAGCCAGAAGAATTCTGCTGTTTACGCATTCGGTTTTCTTTTTCACAGTTGCAGCTTGTACCAGTCAGGATCTGTAAGTTTAAAAATAGCTTCGGAAAAAAGAACTGATGTCAAAATAACCGATACCGCCGGTCGCCGCTTGAAATTTAACTGGAACGAAAAATCTTGATACAGTTGTTATGGGATTACGGACGCCTGTTCCACATCTTACCAAAGCTGAAACGTCATGATACCATTCACCTGAAAAAAACCTTGCAGGCTTTGCCCTTGAGTAAAACGAAATTTCGCCTTCAGAAAAAGAATAAAGAAGTATTATTACTGGCAAATATCGCGATAATAGCCGTTGGGATTGTCGTTGTTCTTAGAGCATTAACTGTTCTCACCGGTAGCCCGATCGTAAAGACCTATCACTAATCAGTCACCGCGGCTTTTTTTGATTTTTTCTTGATGCTAACCATATACACTCCCACAAAAACCAGTAGTGCCGCAATGGCTTTGGTCATATTGAGTTCGTCGGCACCCACAGCGATCGCAAAACTGATGGCGATGAGCGGTTGCAAATAGATAAAAGCGCTGATGGTGGCAGCTGAAAGCTGCTTTAGCGCATAAATATTCAGCAAATAGGTCATGAATGTTGTGCCCAAAACCACATAGCTTAGCTTCCAGATCGCATCGAATGGGAGGTTCGCCCAGTCTACCGCGACAAATTCAGAATAGGTTACGGGCAGATTGATGAAAATGGCAATTAAGAACAACCATTTCATCAGGGTAATGGAATGGTATTTCTGCGTCAGCGGTTTTACCAGTATGAGGTAAAGCCCGTAGGAAAAGGCATTGACGATAAAAAGCATATTTCCAAGCGGAATATTCTCCCCATTTCCACCAGTTTCTTTGCTGAAAAGGATCAATACCAGTGCGCCGGCAAGTCCTATGATGATTCCAAGGCTTTTTAGCAGCGTAATGCGTTCTCCTATAAGAATGGCAGCAAGGATCAGCACCATCACCGGAGAAAGCGTGATGATCACCGAGCTATTGATTGGTGTTGACATGCTCAGTCCCTTGAAAAAAAACAGCATGTTGATCACCATCCCGAAAATGGCGCAACCTACAATTCTGGGCCAGTCACTGTTCGCGATCTTTTCTTTAGGAGCGAAAAAACTGAGAAGCCAGAATAGGATGGCGGCCCCGCTTACGCGCAGCAATATGAAGCCGAATGGCTCAATATATAGCGGCATGACACCTTTGGCGATCGTGTGGTTGATGCCGTAGATAGCGCTCGCACCGAATGCTGCAAGCAAAGCCAGGATCCGGTTGTTAGCCATGAATCGAGTTTTTGGCTTCCTGGGTGGTTTTAGCAGTATTTC contains the following coding sequences:
- a CDS encoding acyl-CoA thioesterase, with protein sequence MYSKQFEVRWSDLDANRHLANSAYMNFMSHTRMGFLMENGFGQKELAAYNLGPVVFYESIYYFKEIFGGQPVTVSLELKGLSEDGMYFEFVHNMYDYKGRHCASCEMMGAWIDLKARKLTALPKELYQKFDSIEHSADFRVLTSKDTRAHGRMPQDLSAEELQNI
- a CDS encoding YheT family hydrolase — encoded protein: MPIIRSTYNPKGIFRNPDISTIYAATLRQVPDPGFEKERLELSDGDFLDLEWSRVFGSKKIIILLHGLAGNANRPYMKGMARIFNLHGWTALALNLRGCSMEMNRKFRSYHAGASDDLAEVVLHVLHLKQFDKIAICGFSLGGNISLKYLGENRSIPKEIIGGAAISVPCDLAGSLGAINRMRNFIYSSRFERNLKQNLLQRAEKFPEYISKDTIKACNSLRDIDELYTSRAHGFENAADYYDKSSSLQFLENLQRPALILNAKNDSFLSPSCYPQHLAENSAELFLETPEHGGHVGFVLPGTHFYHEKRCLEFLNSL
- a CDS encoding DMT family transporter, whose protein sequence is MANNRILALLAAFGASAIYGINHTIAKGVMPLYIEPFGFILLRVSGAAILFWLLSFFAPKEKIANSDWPRIVGCAIFGMVINMLFFFKGLSMSTPINSSVIITLSPVMVLILAAILIGERITLLKSLGIIIGLAGALVLILFSKETGGNGENIPLGNMLFIVNAFSYGLYLILVKPLTQKYHSITLMKWLFLIAIFINLPVTYSEFVAVDWANLPFDAIWKLSYVVLGTTFMTYLLNIYALKQLSAATISAFIYLQPLIAISFAIAVGADELNMTKAIAALLVFVGVYMVSIKKKSKKAAVTD